Proteins found in one Bacteroidota bacterium genomic segment:
- a CDS encoding glycosyltransferase family 9 protein — protein sequence MRRRAWERDGEALLSVAIHSHSAYIEGTNWGSERLDQNFRRILIVRTDRIGDVILTLPMARVLKKNSPSVRIAFLIQRYTSEIVESDPGVDQVMYYDDGRHSLPFFRLVAAIRREEFDVVFHTHPMFRLALITRLARIPVRVGTGYRWYSFLFNRKVFEHRKDARKHELEYNLNLLEAVDCPVGSDDIVPTLRVAPESLKKAGEVLAGLGIERGRRFVLIHPGSGGSARDWSADNFGLLARRLAELQDVRVVIAGSEAEERLVRRVWELSAKRALVLAERLNLREYAALAKLASLFIANSTGPLHIAAAVGTPVIGLYPQVTPLNATRWGPYTQKKTIFSPAGKPSDCSKCVGSGDGRCECMDSIGVEEVFRAALAFLPND from the coding sequence TTGCGGCGCAGAGCGTGGGAACGAGACGGGGAGGCCCTCCTTTCCGTTGCAATTCACTCCCATTCGGCGTATATTGAAGGAACGAACTGGGGCTCCGAACGATTGGATCAGAATTTTCGCCGCATTTTGATCGTCCGCACCGATAGAATCGGGGACGTGATTCTCACGCTCCCGATGGCGCGAGTCCTCAAGAAAAACTCCCCCTCCGTTCGAATCGCATTCCTGATTCAGCGTTATACATCCGAGATCGTCGAGAGCGATCCGGGCGTCGACCAGGTGATGTATTACGACGACGGCCGGCACTCTCTTCCCTTTTTCCGGCTGGTCGCGGCCATCCGCCGCGAGGAATTCGACGTCGTGTTCCACACCCATCCGATGTTCCGGCTGGCCCTGATCACGAGGCTGGCCCGGATCCCCGTTCGCGTCGGCACCGGCTACCGTTGGTATTCGTTTCTGTTCAACAGGAAGGTGTTCGAGCACCGCAAAGACGCCCGGAAGCACGAACTGGAGTATAATCTCAACCTTCTCGAGGCCGTCGACTGCCCCGTAGGGTCTGACGACATCGTCCCGACCCTTCGGGTTGCGCCGGAATCCCTGAAAAAGGCCGGAGAAGTTCTTGCAGGGCTCGGGATAGAGAGGGGACGGCGGTTCGTTCTGATCCATCCCGGGAGCGGAGGATCGGCGAGGGATTGGAGCGCGGACAATTTCGGCCTGCTCGCAAGGCGGCTGGCGGAGCTTCAGGATGTCAGGGTGGTGATTGCGGGGAGCGAAGCGGAAGAGCGGCTCGTCCGGCGGGTCTGGGAACTCTCCGCGAAACGGGCTCTTGTGCTTGCGGAACGGCTGAACCTGAGGGAATATGCCGCGCTCGCGAAGCTCGCATCTCTTTTTATCGCGAATTCGACCGGACCGCTTCATATTGCCGCGGCGGTCGGCACCCCGGTGATCGGATTGTACCCGCAGGTGACTCCTCTTAACGCAACGAGATGGGGCCCCTACACGCAGAAGAAAACCATCTTCTCGCCTGCGGGCAAACCCTCGGACTGCTCGAAGTGTGTCGGATCAGGAGACGGGCGCTGTGAATGCATGGATTCAATCGGGGTGGAAGAAGTCTTTCGGGCGGCTCTCGCATTCCTGCCGAATGACTGA
- a CDS encoding efflux RND transporter periplasmic adaptor subunit, whose amino-acid sequence MKKKQWLLLSAGVAAAAVAVVVIVKVAGGSSADPSRRSAAPLVRAETPRRESVTYQLKFTGDVVSVSQATIISKVGGSIERVYVDIGTPVRENQPLALIDTAELAQQHMQMKAAYENAEINYKRTKELAEQNLLAKQDLDNAGTALKIASANYETARTRLAYAHITAPFAGYITKKYLDPGAVVTASSTPLFSLMGLEAMKISINVLEKDIPLIAIGKKAVITVDAFPGKEFQGSIARYSQAVDLSTRTMAVEIDIPNPEHLLKPGMFANVTLVVNVHQNAVTVPTQALLKDDRGSFVFLFNGDAAHRKDVKPGIEQDTRTEILSGLDGSERVITTGQQFVKDGSPVILQH is encoded by the coding sequence ATGAAGAAAAAGCAGTGGCTTCTCCTCTCCGCCGGTGTGGCGGCCGCCGCCGTTGCGGTCGTGGTGATCGTGAAGGTCGCCGGAGGAAGTTCGGCGGATCCGTCCCGCCGGTCCGCCGCCCCGCTCGTGCGGGCGGAAACCCCCCGGCGGGAGAGCGTGACCTACCAGCTCAAGTTCACGGGAGACGTGGTTTCGGTGAGCCAGGCCACGATTATTTCCAAAGTCGGCGGAAGCATCGAGCGGGTCTATGTCGATATCGGTACGCCGGTGAGGGAGAACCAGCCGCTCGCTCTGATCGATACGGCGGAGCTCGCGCAGCAACATATGCAGATGAAGGCGGCGTATGAGAATGCCGAAATCAATTACAAGCGGACGAAGGAGCTCGCCGAGCAAAACCTCCTCGCGAAACAGGATCTGGATAACGCCGGAACAGCTTTGAAAATCGCCTCGGCGAACTACGAGACGGCGAGGACCCGGCTCGCCTACGCCCACATCACGGCGCCCTTCGCGGGCTACATCACCAAGAAGTACCTCGACCCCGGAGCAGTGGTCACCGCCAGCAGCACCCCCCTGTTTTCTCTCATGGGACTCGAAGCGATGAAAATCTCGATCAACGTCCTGGAAAAGGACATCCCGCTGATCGCAATCGGAAAGAAAGCGGTCATCACCGTCGATGCGTTCCCGGGGAAGGAGTTTCAGGGCTCGATCGCCCGGTACAGCCAGGCGGTGGACCTCTCGACGCGGACCATGGCGGTCGAGATCGATATCCCGAACCCGGAGCACCTGTTGAAACCGGGAATGTTCGCCAATGTCACGCTGGTTGTGAACGTCCACCAGAATGCGGTGACAGTCCCGACACAGGCTCTTCTGAAGGACGACCGGGGATCGTTCGTGTTTCTCTTCAACGGCGATGCGGCGCACCGTAAGGATGTCAAGCCCGGCATCGAGCAGGACACGCGGACGGAGATCCTCTCCGGGCTGGACGGTTCCGAGCGCGTCATTACGACCGGACAGCAATTTGTGAAGGACGGCTCTCCCGTGATTCTACAACATTGA
- a CDS encoding efflux RND transporter permease subunit: MWLTRLALRYPISTFLFAMTILILGFVSFQQLPVDLLPNITVPVVSTVTFYSGAGPLDMEQSVTVFIERGVSSVNDVSYVQSSTREGVSQVRINFNWDANLDVGLVDVVQRVNRILSQLPTGVSQPIVLRFDLTNIPVCRVAVSSNMDERDLYDLGLNVIEPQIEHLPGVASAQVLGGRIREIHVTIDRNRVSALQIPVQSVLNAVANSNLILPSGDLRTGRFDYSLKTESRFNVVKPMEDVIVKVVNSVPIRLKDIGSVDDSYQEQTELIRIDGKPGLILSVQKLASANTVEVVDNVLRSLPKLTGIPENVKMSLSFDQSMYIRQTISGLQREAFLGAVLAMLIILFFLRNLRGTLIIIVAIPLSILLAFIFFRFGNVTLNIMTFGGLALAVGRLVDDSIVELEAISRHYNERKEGQSKMAATLEAAKEVASPIFVSTLTTVIVFLPIVFLAGIAKMLFIPLTVTITVALFGSFFVSRTVTPLMCLKSLPPEKLLDRTSQKLSDRFRVASYDFIEGLDRWYEKRLKWTLSHRRTVIWTIVGLAVASVGLVKFVGTEFFPDQDEGQFQITVKLPVGSRSDVTDQFVRQVEDTLRRNVPEIQAMITDIGVPAARSGNFFGRNSGSHAANIQVALVEPGLRNRSVFEIIKAVRPKLAKIPGATLFISPGGILRFLLNFGSNAPIDVEIRGFDIDAGAALAKQVTAIVQSTPGTTDVQSSREDNLPELRVRIDRDKAGILGINAADVSNTINTCINGTVASLYTDPVNGNQYNILVRLSESYRSNIDDLKNIVLTTGSGQQVELGNVAVIERANSPVQIDRKYQQRLIDVTANVSGRDLGSVAADIQAKVDALELPPGFEVRLTGNVEQQQKTFRDLALAFALAILLVYVVMASQFQSLIDPFIIMFTVPLGIIGVFWMLFLTGTTLSVTSFQGVIVMVGIVVSNGILLVDYTNHLRQRGVELADAVLRAGITRLKPILMTSLATVLGLIPMAIGLGGESTQAPLAIAVIGGLTVSTTLTLFFVPVLYTIFEERFKREMKAAEEQSE, from the coding sequence ATGTGGCTGACGCGGCTCGCCCTCCGGTACCCGATTTCGACATTTCTCTTCGCGATGACGATCCTCATCCTGGGATTCGTCTCGTTCCAGCAGCTTCCGGTTGACCTCCTTCCGAATATCACCGTTCCCGTTGTCAGCACGGTGACGTTTTATTCCGGTGCGGGCCCGCTGGACATGGAACAATCGGTCACCGTCTTCATCGAACGCGGCGTCAGCTCGGTCAACGACGTCAGTTATGTGCAGTCCTCCACGAGGGAGGGGGTCTCCCAGGTCCGCATCAATTTCAACTGGGATGCGAATCTCGACGTCGGGCTCGTGGACGTCGTCCAGCGGGTCAACCGGATCCTGAGCCAGCTTCCCACCGGCGTTTCGCAGCCGATCGTGCTGCGGTTCGACCTGACGAACATCCCCGTCTGCAGGGTTGCGGTATCGAGCAACATGGACGAGCGCGACCTTTACGACCTGGGCCTGAATGTCATCGAGCCCCAGATCGAGCATTTGCCGGGCGTGGCTTCCGCGCAGGTCCTCGGCGGCCGGATCCGCGAGATCCATGTGACCATCGACCGGAACCGCGTTTCCGCGCTCCAGATCCCCGTCCAATCCGTCCTGAACGCCGTCGCCAACTCGAACCTGATCCTCCCCTCCGGCGACCTGAGGACCGGGCGTTTCGACTACTCGCTCAAGACCGAGAGCCGCTTCAATGTCGTGAAACCGATGGAAGACGTCATTGTGAAGGTGGTGAACAGCGTCCCGATCCGGTTGAAGGACATCGGGTCGGTGGACGACAGCTATCAGGAACAGACAGAATTGATCCGGATCGACGGGAAACCGGGCCTGATCCTCAGCGTGCAGAAGCTCGCCAGCGCGAACACGGTGGAGGTCGTGGATAATGTTCTTCGTTCCCTTCCCAAGCTGACCGGGATCCCGGAGAACGTGAAGATGTCGCTCTCATTCGACCAGTCGATGTACATCCGGCAGACCATCTCCGGCCTCCAGCGGGAGGCGTTCCTCGGGGCGGTCCTCGCGATGCTCATCATCCTCTTCTTTCTGCGGAATCTGCGGGGAACCCTCATCATTATTGTCGCGATCCCCCTCTCGATTCTGCTCGCCTTCATTTTTTTCCGTTTCGGAAATGTCACGCTCAATATCATGACCTTCGGCGGGCTCGCACTTGCGGTCGGGAGGCTCGTCGACGACTCGATTGTCGAGCTGGAGGCGATCTCGCGCCACTACAACGAGCGGAAGGAAGGGCAGTCGAAGATGGCGGCGACGCTGGAGGCGGCGAAGGAAGTCGCTTCCCCGATCTTCGTATCGACGCTCACCACCGTGATCGTCTTTCTTCCGATCGTCTTTCTCGCGGGGATCGCAAAGATGCTCTTCATACCGCTCACGGTGACCATCACCGTTGCGCTCTTCGGATCCTTCTTCGTCTCGCGGACGGTCACGCCGCTGATGTGCCTGAAGTCGCTTCCCCCGGAAAAACTCCTCGACCGGACATCGCAAAAGCTCTCCGACCGGTTCCGGGTCGCGTCGTACGATTTCATCGAAGGGCTCGACCGGTGGTATGAAAAGAGGCTGAAGTGGACGCTGTCCCACCGGCGGACGGTCATCTGGACGATTGTCGGCCTCGCGGTCGCCTCGGTGGGGCTGGTGAAATTCGTCGGAACCGAATTCTTCCCCGATCAGGATGAAGGCCAGTTCCAGATCACCGTCAAGCTCCCCGTGGGGAGCCGGTCCGACGTCACCGATCAGTTCGTGCGGCAGGTCGAAGACACGCTCAGGAGAAATGTTCCCGAGATCCAGGCGATGATCACCGACATCGGCGTCCCGGCGGCGAGGAGCGGAAACTTTTTCGGAAGGAACTCCGGAAGCCACGCGGCGAACATCCAGGTCGCTCTCGTCGAGCCGGGCCTGCGCAACCGGTCGGTGTTCGAGATCATCAAGGCCGTCCGTCCCAAGCTCGCGAAGATCCCCGGTGCCACCCTGTTCATCTCACCCGGCGGAATTCTCCGGTTCCTTCTCAACTTCGGTTCGAATGCACCCATCGACGTGGAGATCCGCGGGTTTGATATCGACGCGGGAGCCGCGCTCGCGAAACAGGTCACCGCGATTGTCCAGTCGACACCCGGCACCACGGATGTCCAATCGAGCCGGGAGGACAACCTCCCGGAGCTGCGCGTGAGGATCGACCGCGACAAGGCGGGCATCCTCGGGATCAACGCCGCGGACGTATCGAACACGATCAACACCTGCATCAACGGGACGGTCGCCTCGCTCTATACCGACCCGGTGAACGGGAACCAGTACAACATCCTCGTCCGGTTGAGCGAGAGCTACCGCTCGAACATCGACGATCTCAAGAACATCGTTCTGACCACGGGGAGCGGGCAGCAGGTGGAGCTCGGGAATGTCGCCGTCATCGAGCGGGCGAACTCGCCGGTCCAGATCGACCGCAAGTACCAGCAGCGTCTCATCGACGTCACCGCCAACGTCTCGGGCCGCGACCTCGGAAGCGTCGCCGCCGACATCCAGGCGAAAGTCGACGCCCTCGAGCTTCCGCCCGGGTTCGAGGTCCGGCTCACCGGAAACGTCGAGCAGCAGCAAAAGACGTTCCGGGATCTGGCTCTTGCCTTCGCGCTTGCGATCCTGCTCGTCTACGTGGTTATGGCGTCTCAATTTCAATCGCTGATCGATCCCTTCATCATCATGTTCACGGTTCCCCTCGGAATCATCGGAGTCTTCTGGATGCTGTTTCTCACGGGCACGACGCTCTCGGTGACCTCGTTTCAGGGGGTGATCGTCATGGTCGGGATCGTGGTGAGCAACGGCATCCTCCTCGTCGATTACACGAACCACCTTCGACAGAGGGGAGTCGAGCTGGCCGACGCCGTCCTCAGGGCGGGCATCACGCGCCTGAAGCCCATTTTGATGACCTCCCTGGCCACCGTGCTCGGTCTGATCCCGATGGCGATCGGCCTGGGGGGTGAATCGACGCAGGCTCCGCTCGCGATCGCCGTGATCGGCGGGTTGACGGTCTCGACGACCCTCACGCTCTTCTTCGTCCCGGTCCTTTATACGATTTTTGAAGAACGGTTCAAGCGGGAGATGAAAGCGGCGGAGGAGCAATCGGAATGA
- a CDS encoding S46 family peptidase — protein sequence MKKTVLTVLLTCASLLLFAAWTAPDEGMWMMNQLDKLPWPEMQKHGLHLTPAQIYNPDGTSLKDAIVLLGGGTSSFISAEGLILTNHHVAFGAIQSVSSTQDDFLKNGFYAKTREEELSIPTYQAQIVMSQEDITSQVLDGIGSDMPPPQRADSVRVRLLRISQAASRKTGYDCRASEFYNGVKYFMFAYQVLRDVRLVYAPPEAIGNYGGEVDNWYWPRHTGDFSLMRAYAAPDGKPAKYAKENVPFKPKAFLPISAKGYDENSFAMIMGFPGRTFRYRTAAEIQLAKEETLPLTMQFFKKRMDIIEGAGKTDRGVAIQYASKWRGLANTFKNYEGTLEGMRRSGVLGERHEEERKFLEFLRSKPDLEARYGDVLPGIAKTQEELKIFNQKQIGYNNLAGGSDLLAIALRFNTLANHFAKDSAGTNRPPESELQSLKDFLPRALKDINVNVDRELLTGLLLMNAELPSSQRLQIVSHVAGSRTGADREKAVREYVKDLFEHSKLTTLEGCMKLADKPAGELREDELVKFAMELDKDNMPLQASTASYNAKIGAQRAKLLEAWMAWKGPDLYPDANRTLRFTYGQVKPYVPRDAVHYDFVTTLHGVMEKETGEDPFVVPPRLRELWEKKDFGPYADARTHDIPVAFIADLDITGGNSGSPVINGTGDLIGIAFDGNWEAVVGDYLFQDDLNRTISVDARYILFVLDKFSNAQNIMKELVIR from the coding sequence ATGAAGAAAACGGTACTCACTGTCCTTTTGACTTGCGCCAGCCTTCTCCTCTTCGCGGCATGGACCGCGCCGGATGAAGGGATGTGGATGATGAACCAGCTCGACAAGCTGCCGTGGCCCGAGATGCAGAAGCACGGGCTCCACCTCACCCCCGCTCAAATCTACAACCCGGACGGAACGAGCCTGAAGGACGCGATCGTCCTGCTCGGCGGCGGGACCAGCTCGTTCATCTCGGCCGAGGGGCTGATCCTGACCAACCACCACGTCGCCTTCGGCGCGATCCAGTCGGTCAGCTCGACGCAGGACGATTTTCTGAAGAACGGGTTTTACGCAAAGACCCGGGAAGAAGAGCTTTCGATCCCCACCTACCAGGCGCAAATCGTCATGAGCCAGGAGGACATCACCTCCCAGGTTCTCGACGGAATCGGGAGCGACATGCCTCCCCCACAGCGGGCCGACTCGGTCCGGGTGCGGTTGCTTCGGATCTCGCAGGCCGCCTCGCGGAAAACCGGGTACGATTGCCGCGCGTCGGAATTCTATAACGGCGTGAAATATTTCATGTTCGCCTACCAGGTGCTCCGCGATGTGCGGCTGGTCTACGCGCCCCCCGAGGCGATCGGAAACTACGGAGGGGAAGTCGATAACTGGTACTGGCCGCGGCACACCGGCGATTTCTCACTGATGCGCGCTTACGCGGCCCCGGACGGCAAGCCCGCGAAATACGCCAAAGAAAACGTCCCGTTCAAGCCGAAGGCGTTCCTTCCGATTTCCGCAAAAGGGTACGATGAGAATTCCTTCGCGATGATCATGGGATTTCCGGGCAGGACGTTCCGGTACCGGACCGCCGCCGAGATCCAGCTCGCAAAAGAGGAGACGCTCCCCCTCACGATGCAGTTTTTCAAGAAGCGGATGGATATCATCGAGGGGGCCGGAAAGACCGACCGCGGCGTGGCCATCCAGTACGCTTCAAAATGGCGGGGCCTTGCGAACACGTTTAAAAACTACGAGGGCACGCTCGAGGGAATGCGCCGCTCCGGCGTCCTCGGGGAGCGGCATGAGGAAGAACGGAAGTTTCTCGAATTTTTGCGCTCGAAACCCGACCTGGAAGCCCGGTACGGGGACGTCCTTCCCGGGATCGCCAAGACGCAGGAAGAGTTGAAGATCTTCAATCAGAAACAGATCGGGTACAACAACCTTGCCGGCGGCTCCGACCTGCTTGCGATCGCCCTCCGGTTCAACACGCTTGCGAATCATTTCGCGAAGGACTCGGCCGGAACGAACAGACCGCCGGAAAGCGAGCTTCAATCGCTCAAGGATTTTCTCCCCCGGGCGCTCAAGGACATCAATGTGAACGTCGACAGGGAACTCCTGACCGGGCTGCTCCTGATGAACGCGGAGCTCCCCTCCTCCCAGCGCCTCCAGATCGTTTCCCACGTCGCGGGATCGCGGACCGGCGCGGACCGCGAGAAAGCGGTCAGGGAATACGTCAAAGACCTCTTCGAACATTCCAAATTGACGACGCTGGAAGGATGCATGAAGCTGGCCGATAAACCGGCCGGCGAACTGCGCGAGGACGAGCTGGTAAAATTCGCGATGGAGCTCGACAAGGACAACATGCCTCTCCAGGCGTCGACCGCCTCCTACAACGCCAAAATCGGCGCTCAGCGGGCGAAGCTCCTGGAGGCGTGGATGGCATGGAAAGGCCCCGATCTCTACCCGGACGCGAACCGCACGCTCCGCTTTACCTACGGGCAGGTGAAGCCGTACGTCCCGCGCGACGCCGTCCATTATGATTTCGTCACCACCCTGCACGGCGTCATGGAAAAGGAAACCGGAGAGGATCCGTTCGTCGTCCCGCCCCGCCTTCGGGAGCTCTGGGAAAAGAAGGATTTCGGGCCGTATGCCGATGCCCGCACGCACGACATCCCCGTCGCGTTCATCGCGGACCTCGACATCACGGGCGGAAACTCGGGGAGCCCGGTGATTAACGGCACGGGGGACCTGATCGGGATCGCGTTCGACGGAAACTGGGAAGCGGTGGTGGGAGACTACCTCTTCCAGGACGACCTCAACCGCACGATCAGCGTCGACGCCCGGTACATTCTCTTTGTCCTGGACAAGTTCTCGAACGCGCAGAACATCATGAAGGAGCTGGTGATCCGCTGA
- a CDS encoding TolC family protein — translation MTRSAASRLALSSLLALMGVSMLRGQSSQAGIDSLTMDQAVKLALEHHPSLLAAAAGVEIAGAGLTQARAAYYPSLTGSASLVRTDGAFVLNPTFPPRNQSYNTYSAGLQVQQTIFDFGRTIGRVSAGGGFVDAANSDREGTLQSVVMNVELAYFDLMQATEVVGVDQEAVSQANEHLRQAKAFYSVGRRPQSDVTKAEVDVANAEVNLIRARNQMRLAKVALENSMGVHPAGVYKIREAFEVPPFNLTLDSAQTYAALSRPELLASQARVGADRSLATAAWDQHLPVISASGNWTWSNFDFPLFSRWTAGVTLSVPIFQGFAITGQVEQARATADAEEANFALLRESVREEVELNYLSLREAEERIAAATKLVDLAEENFRLADRQYAAGVGTAIDAADAQLSLSNARITKIQALSDYNGFLIRLRRSIGTVGH, via the coding sequence ATGACCCGATCGGCTGCCTCGCGCCTCGCGCTCTCCTCGCTGCTGGCGCTCATGGGCGTTTCCATGCTGAGGGGCCAGTCGAGTCAGGCTGGCATCGATTCCCTCACGATGGACCAGGCGGTGAAACTTGCGCTTGAACATCACCCGTCGCTGCTGGCCGCCGCCGCCGGAGTCGAGATCGCCGGCGCGGGATTGACGCAAGCCCGGGCGGCGTATTATCCGTCGTTGACGGGGTCTGCGAGCCTCGTCCGGACCGACGGCGCGTTCGTCCTCAACCCCACGTTTCCGCCGCGCAACCAATCGTACAACACCTACTCCGCCGGGCTCCAGGTCCAGCAGACCATTTTCGACTTCGGGAGGACCATCGGGAGAGTTTCGGCGGGGGGCGGGTTCGTCGATGCGGCCAACTCGGACCGGGAAGGCACCCTGCAGAGTGTCGTGATGAACGTCGAGCTCGCCTATTTTGACCTCATGCAGGCGACGGAGGTCGTCGGCGTCGATCAGGAGGCGGTCTCGCAGGCGAACGAGCACCTGAGGCAGGCGAAGGCCTTTTATTCGGTCGGCCGGCGGCCGCAATCGGACGTAACCAAGGCCGAGGTCGATGTGGCGAACGCCGAGGTCAACCTGATCCGGGCCCGCAACCAGATGCGTCTTGCAAAGGTCGCCCTCGAGAATTCCATGGGGGTCCACCCCGCAGGCGTCTATAAAATTCGGGAGGCGTTCGAAGTCCCGCCGTTCAACTTGACGCTCGATTCGGCCCAAACGTATGCCGCGCTCTCGAGGCCCGAGCTTCTCGCCTCGCAGGCGCGCGTGGGCGCGGACCGGTCGCTCGCCACGGCGGCGTGGGACCAGCATCTTCCCGTGATTTCGGCCTCCGGCAACTGGACCTGGAGCAATTTCGATTTCCCGCTCTTCAGCCGCTGGACCGCGGGGGTGACCCTCTCGGTGCCGATCTTTCAGGGATTCGCCATCACCGGGCAGGTCGAGCAGGCCCGCGCGACCGCGGACGCCGAGGAGGCGAATTTCGCGCTCCTCAGGGAATCGGTGAGGGAGGAGGTCGAGCTGAACTACCTGAGTCTCAGAGAGGCGGAGGAACGGATCGCCGCCGCGACGAAACTGGTGGATCTGGCGGAGGAAAACTTCCGGCTCGCCGACCGCCAGTATGCCGCGGGCGTGGGCACCGCGATCGACGCGGCCGACGCGCAGCTCTCCCTTTCCAATGCAAGGATCACGAAGATCCAGGCGCTCTCCGATTACAACGGGTTTCTCATCCGGCTCCGGCGCTCGATCGGCACGGTTGGGCATTGA